One Cygnus atratus isolate AKBS03 ecotype Queensland, Australia chromosome 6, CAtr_DNAZoo_HiC_assembly, whole genome shotgun sequence DNA segment encodes these proteins:
- the LOC118260271 gene encoding beta-keratin-related protein-like — MSCYDLCLPSSCGPRPLATSCNEPCYRRCGDSTTVIQPPTVVVTLPGPILSSYPQNTVVGSTASAAVGSYLRCCGVPVASSGARGLGKAGLLCLGGGL; from the coding sequence ATGTCCTGCTACGACCTgtgcctgccctcctcctgcgGTCCCAGGCCACTGGCCACCAGTTGCAACGAGCCCTGCTACCGGCGCTGCGGGGACTCCACCACCGTCATCCAGCCTCCCACCGTGGTAGTGACCCTGCCCGggcccatcctcagctcctaCCCGCAGAACACGGTGGTGGGATCCACGGCGTCGGCAGCGGTTGGGAGCTACCTCCGGTGCTGCGGGGTGCCAGTGGCCTCCAGCGGCGCCCGGGGGCTGGGGAAGGCGGGACTGCTGTGCCTCGGTGGTGGGCTGTAG